From the genome of Natrinema marinum:
GGTCCCGGAGCGTCGCGCCGTTTCGCTGGTGGTACTCGTGGGTCACTTCGGCTTTGAGTTTCGCCATGTCGACCTCGCTCGGACAGTCGATGGCACAGCCCTTGCAGCCGATACAGAGGTCCATCACCTCCTCGACTAACTCGTCGGAGACGGCCTCGTCGGGCGCTAGATCGCCGCTCATCGCCTGCCGGAGCGCGTTCGCGCGGCCGCGAGTCGCCGTGATCTCTTCCCGGCTGGCCCGGTAGGTCGGACACATCACGCCGCCCGTGGTCGACTGCTCGCCGCGACAGCCGCCACAGCCGTGACAGAGCTCGACCATGCCCTGCATCCCGTTGTCGTTGTCCCACTCGAGTTCGGGCTCGAATCCCGTCTCGAACTCGTAGTCCGGCGAGAACCGCAGGTGTTCACGCAGGTCCGTCGGGTCGTCCTCGCGGAAGACGACCTGCCCCGGATTGAGGAGCCAGTCCGGATCGAACGCCGTCTTGAGGCCCTGAAACGTCTCCCAGAGTTCGTCGCCGTAGAGCTTCTGATTCCACTGGGTCCGGGCGCGGCCGTCGCCGTGTTCGCCCGAGACCGAGCCACCGAGTTCGACCACCAAATCGGTCACGTCGTCTGCAATACCGTGGAGTTGCTCGAGCCCGAGCTCCGTCTTCGTGTTCACGAGCGGCCGGACGTGGAGCACGCCGGGGCCAGCGTGGGCGTAGAAGCTGGCGTAGGTGTCGTGGGCCTCGAGGATCTCCTCGAAGCGCTCGACGAACTCCGGGAGCCGGGCGGGCGGGATCGCGGTGTCCTCGATGAAGGAGATGTGCTTCGCGTCGGTCGTCCGCGAGAGCAAGATTGGGAGCCCGGACTTGCGTAGTTTCCAGAGCTTCGCGCGCTCAGCGTCGTCGTAGGCCTCGAGCGCCTCGATGGCGAGCGTCTCGGCCTCGCTTTTCGCCGCGTCGGCGGCCGGTTCGCCCGTGGGCGTCGCCGACGGCACGCGGTCGGCGAGCAGGCCGGCGACCTGCGCTTTCCCGTGGGCGGCGTCCTCGGCGTAAAACTCGACGAGGAGGACGGCGTTGGTCCCATCGGGAAGCATCTCGGCGACGGGACCGAACTCGGCGGTGTCGCGCGCGAGGTCGAGCAGTACATCGTCGAGGACCTCGACGGCCGAAGGCTCGTGTGCGAGGATCGGTTCGACGTCTCGCATCGCCTGGTGGAGGTCGGGATAGCAGAGCAAGGAGACCGCCTTCGTCTGGGGAACGGCCTCGAGCGAGACCGTCGCCTCGGTGACGACCGCCAGCGTGCCCTCGCTGCCGGCCAGCAGGCGCGCGAGGTTGACGGTGCCGGGCTCGCCGGTCTGCTCGCCGCCCGGCAACTCGTCGCCGCGAGCCTCCGCGACGAGCCGATCGAGGTTGTATCCGGAGACGTTTCGCTTGAGATCGGGATACGTTTCGTCGATGCGATCGGCCTCCTCCGTGAGGATTCGGTCGACTTCGGCGTAGATCCGGCCCTCGAGATCGCCGTCGGGATCGGCCCGCTCGGCGATCTCCGCCGTGGTGACCTCGCCGAAGCGGGTGACGGTACCGTCGGCCAGCACGGCCTCGACCTCCTC
Proteins encoded in this window:
- a CDS encoding FAD-binding and (Fe-S)-binding domain-containing protein; translated protein: MSLEPSADPAADRRANYDYRSDDVDRPALVADLEALVDCEVRADSYSRELYATDASPYEVTPIAVAFPESTADVAGILEYCAARGIPVLPRGGGTSLAGQTVNRAVVLDFSRHMTEIREIDPGERTATVQPGTILGTLNEALAPHDLKFAPDPAWGDKSAIGGAIGNNSTGSHSLKYGKTDAYIEEVEAVLADGTVTRFGEVTTAEIAERADPDGDLEGRIYAEVDRILTEEADRIDETYPDLKRNVSGYNLDRLVAEARGDELPGGEQTGEPGTVNLARLLAGSEGTLAVVTEATVSLEAVPQTKAVSLLCYPDLHQAMRDVEPILAHEPSAVEVLDDVLLDLARDTAEFGPVAEMLPDGTNAVLLVEFYAEDAAHGKAQVAGLLADRVPSATPTGEPAADAAKSEAETLAIEALEAYDDAERAKLWKLRKSGLPILLSRTTDAKHISFIEDTAIPPARLPEFVERFEEILEAHDTYASFYAHAGPGVLHVRPLVNTKTELGLEQLHGIADDVTDLVVELGGSVSGEHGDGRARTQWNQKLYGDELWETFQGLKTAFDPDWLLNPGQVVFREDDPTDLREHLRFSPDYEFETGFEPELEWDNDNGMQGMVELCHGCGGCRGEQSTTGGVMCPTYRASREEITATRGRANALRQAMSGDLAPDEAVSDELVEEVMDLCIGCKGCAIDCPSEVDMAKLKAEVTHEYHQRNGATLRDRLFANVEPLSRWGSRLAPVSNALPKVPGARKLLEAVVGIDSGRPLPTFRAETFRDWFRERGGSRIGEAAARRTALLYPDTFTNYSNPEAGKAAVRVLEAAGVRVAVPDDLGDTGRPAFSKGFLETARDAARENVTALAPRVEDGWDVVVIEPSDAVMFQSDYLDLLSTEAAETLAGATYGVCEYIDTFRLDEEIDFDPAAVQQDLTYHGHCHQKSVAKDHHAVGVLRRAGYAVDPLDSGCCGMAGSFGYEAEHASMSDAIAEILYEQVDDSDGDRVVAPGASCRTQLENRPGASTEPPTPIEVVAEALERRR